One genomic window of Corythoichthys intestinalis isolate RoL2023-P3 chromosome 18, ASM3026506v1, whole genome shotgun sequence includes the following:
- the zbtb21 gene encoding zinc finger and BTB domain-containing protein 21, with protein sequence MESLVHYSYPTHALSVLGLLNEQRLRGHMCDVVLIVADQRYQAHKSVLAASSEYFQSLFTRMDDASLKVVNLDFCEPDAFEIVLNYIYSSSLFVEKSSISAIQELGYTLGIPFLTNIVSTRPHASYCVSRKRLSYTEGDDNDVQTRSVIVCRVRNDTPESACANFQAKTPESSSSLITTELTQPPSELNSCDSARNSEQLSKNSPEHSESSTKRSTHPYASILKGNPSCISFRPQLKTSASFSDAEVQHITLPSYSEQNMKLDSGEQEPQYCTKVAYQGPASELSQTIDRSGPLIKSLLRRSLSMDSPVPVFSPTLELKELQNHEQSVGKMASKLSDSKISARNGNSRRSPIILKSKYHNRCDGQTQVEREQVVKVEPSSPLADPLDIVRITVEEGLPVNLKNLQTNYEPCSKVSLIPFGKRKERSDNRRYPFKKNKIIREQAVSPEENASEVVSLSTSDDNENNQESSPSKIFTCWNCFKVFRSSAGLHRHVNMYHNPEKPYACDICHKRFHTNFKVWTHCQTQHGVLQNPASSSSSPVMDDRFQKKLIDIVREREIKKALLWKLKRNKQALQSSTLCKKRSRSNFVCPYCGKAFVFQSQYRQHLRTHPAEKADKDTVGENILYQEQDEVIHQNNSDAGVYACRLCNMKLPSLIEQCDHERGCRNSTVCPYCGLKFSSATVKKDHEVHCKYKKLTCLECMRTFKTSFSIWRHQVEVHNNNMMNMKEQMSLRQQEHNEGMSEMFIEEHYNNETLASDSNIYNDSSGTHMYDSEDSSSYMPEDLSMGRLGKLVVKEEPLEEAVSEREETETSQNLEEPGVWPCEKCGSLFSSRKDLERHQELLCHIKPFICHICNKAFRTNFRLWSHFQSHMSNASEHSAKEMDGNPPPPSPSPPTSAQNSERRSPQASLLTQAQPVGVAVADESSSPEPSMSAINNAKIHAQHEQRPRSRSPASRSNSAENSSGAQDSETLFYHAPSLSALTFKRQYMCKLCHRTFKTAFSLWSHEQSHGHV encoded by the coding sequence ATGGAGAGCCTGGTGCACTACAGTTATCCTACCCATGCCCTCTCGGTGCTAGGGCTACTCAATGAACAGCGTCTCCGAGGGCACATGTGTGATGTGGTGCTAATTGTGGCTGATCAGCGATACCAAGCCCACAAAAGTGTTCTGGCTGCCAGTAGCGAATATTTCCAGTCCCTTTTTACCAGGATGGATGACGCCTCACTGAAGGTTGTAAACCTGGACTTCTGTGAACCTGATGCCTTCGAGATCGTTCTGAATTACATTTACTCTTCTTCGCTCTTTGTGGAAAAAAGCAGTATTTCAGCGATCCAAGAGCTGGGCTATACCTTGGGGATCCCCTTCCTAACCAACATAGTGTCCACAAGGCCGCACGCATCATATTGCGTCTCTAGGAAAAGGCTCTCGTATACAGAAGGGGATGACAATGATGTCCAGACAAGGAGTGTCATTGTTTGTCGTGTGCGGAATGACACTCCTGAATCCGCTTGTGCAAATTTTCAGGCTAAGACACCAGAAAGCTCGTCATCTCTTATCACAACTGAGTTGACTCAGCCACCATCAGAACTTAACTCCTGTGACTCAGCCAGAAACTCTGAACAACTCTCTAAAAATTCACCAGAACACAGTGAATCTTCCACAAAGAGATCCACCCATCCATATGCATCCATTTTAAAAGGGAATCCCTCATGCATCTCTTTTAGGCCCCAGCTGAAAACATCAGCATCATTCAGTGATGCTGAAGTCCAACATATTACACTGCCATCTTATTCAGAACAAAACATGAAACTGGATTCAGGGGAGCAGGAGCCTCAGTACTGCACAAAAGTCGCTTATCAGGGTCCGGCATCTGAGCTGAGCCAGACTATTGACCGGAGCGGGCCACTCATAAAAAGCTTACTTAGAAGATCGTTATCTATGGACAGCCCCGTTCCAGTCTTCTCACCCACACTGGAGCTTAAAGAGCTGCAAAATCACGAACAATCAGTCGGTAAAATGGCATCCAAACTTTCGGATTCCAAAATATCTGCCCGCAATGGTAACTCGAGACGTTCTCCGATTATTCTCAAGTCAAAGTACCACAATAGATGTGATGGACAAACTCAGGTAGAAAGAGAGCAGGTTGTGAAAGTGGAACCCAGCAGTCCACTCGCAGACCCGTTAGATATTGTTCGAATCACAGTTGAAGAAGGTTTGCCGGTTAATCTTAAGAATTTGCAAACAAATTATGAACCATGTTCCAAGGTTAGCTTAATCCCTTTCGGGAAACGGAAGGAAAGGTCAGATAACAGACGGTACCCCTtcaaaaagaacaaaataattaggGAACAAGCTGTCTCCCCTGAAGAAAACGCATCTGAAGTAGTCTCTCTCAGCACCAGTGACGATAATGAGAACAATCAGGAGTCGTCACCAAGCAAGATTTTTACATGCTGGAACTGTTTCAAGGTTTTCAGATCCAGCGCTGGACTACATCGACATGTAAATATGTACCACAACCCAGAAAAGCCGTACGCTTGTGACATCTGCCACAAGCGCTTCCATACCAACTTCAAAGTGTGGACACACTGTCAAACTCAGCATGGTGTCCTTCAGAACCCAGCATCATCCTCCAGCTCCCCGGTGATGGATGATCGATTCCAAAAGAAACTTATAGACATCGTGCGAGAGCGGGAAATAAAGAAAGCTTTGCTCTGGAAGCTGAAAAGGAACAAACAAGCTTTGCAGTCTTCCACCCTCTGCAAAAAACGATCAAGGTCCAACTTTGTATGTCCCTATTGTGGGAAAGCTTTTGTCTTTCAGTCTCAGTACAGACAGCATTTAAGGACACATCCTGCAGAAAAAGCTGACAAGGACACTGTAGGGGAGAACATCCTCTACCAGGAACAGGATGAGGTGATTCACCAGAATAATTCTGATGCTGGTGTCTACGCATGTAGACTCTGCAATATGAAGTTGCCTTCACTCATCGAGCAGTGTGATCATGAGAGGGGCTGCCGGAATTCCACAGTATGCCCGTACTGCGGCCTTAAATTCTCAAGTGCAACAGTCAAGAAAGACCACGAGGTGCACTGCAAATACAAAAAACTGACGTGCCTGGAATGCATGAGAACCTTCAAGACCTCCTTCAGCATCTGGCGCCACCAGGTAGAggtgcacaacaacaacatgatGAATATGAAGGAACAGATGAGTCTGAGGCAGCAAGAGCACAATGAAGGAATGTCGGAAATGTTCATAGAGGAGCATTACAACAACGAAACACTTGCGAGTGACAGCAATATTTACAATGACTCTTCAGGCACACATATGTATGATTCGGAGGACTCTTCGTCGTATATGCCCGAGGACCTTAGCATGGGCCGTCTTGGGAAACTAGTGGTGAAAGAAGAGCCGTTGGAGGAGGCCGTGAGCGAGCGAGAAGAAACTGAGACGAGCCAGAATCTGGAAGAACCTGGCGTTTGGCCTTGCGAGAAATGCGGAAGTCTCTTCAGCTCTCGCAAAGATCTGGAACGACACCAGGAGCTCCTGTGCCACATCAAACCCTTCATTTGCCACATTTGCAACAAAGCCTTCAGGACCAACTTCCGCCTTTGGAGCCACTTTCAGTCGCACATGTCGAACGCAAGTGAACACTCAGCCAAAGAGATGGACGGGAACCCCCCGCCTCCGTCACCCTCCCCTCCCACGTCCGCTCAAAACTCTGAACGGCGCTCTCCGCAAGCCTCGTTGCTCACCCAGGCGCAACCAGTCGGGGTGGCAGTGGCTGACGAATCCAGCAGCCCTGAGCCTTCCATGTCAGCGATAAACAATGCCAAGATCCACGCTCAGCACGAGCAGCGACCTCGTAGCCGTAGTCCGGCGTCAAGGTCAAATAGCGCAGAGAATTCAAGCGGGGCTCAGGATTCAGAGACCCTCTTTTACCACGCACCTTCTCTCTCTGCCTTGACCTTCAAGAGGCAATACATGTGTAAACTCTGTCATAGGACTTTCAAGACAGCTTTCAGTCTCTGGAGCCATGAGCAAAGTCACGGCCACGTGTAA